One Schistocerca nitens isolate TAMUIC-IGC-003100 chromosome 1, iqSchNite1.1, whole genome shotgun sequence DNA segment encodes these proteins:
- the LOC126240250 gene encoding proline-rich protein 36-like — protein sequence MFTTGELEGGAVVGAELERRGCSPDQPRPGQCPRRVLVPPPSLVLQQSCSWLLPLCAPAASRLQPRPAQARPVPTPCAGPPALPRLTAELLLAAAPLRPCSVAAAAQTSPGQASARAVCWSPRPPSSYSRAAPGCCPAPLRPCSVAAAAQTSPVPAPSAGPPALPRLTAELLLAAALPLCAPAASRLQPRPAQARPVPAPSAGPPALPRLTAELLLAAAPLRPCSVAAAAQTSPGQASARAVCWSPRPPSSYSRGAPGCCPFAPLQRRGCSPDQPRPGQRPRRVLVPPPSLVFKRWRSTSKSASARAALVMNISWPHGDTRSPASRSCTPTTLLCGSPGLPTALQGSKYGYVG from the exons CGTCGCGGCTGCAGCCCAGACCAGCCCAGGCCAGGCCAGTGCCCACGCCGTGTGCTGGTCCCCCCGCCCTCCCTCGTCTTACAGCAGAGCTGCTCCTGGCTGCTGCCCCTTTGCGCCCCTGCAGCGTCGCGGCTGCAGCCCAGACCAGCCCAGGCCAGGCCAGTGCCCACGCCGTGTGCTGGTCCCCCCGCCCTCCCTCGTCTTACAGCAGAGCTGCTCCTGGCTGCTGCCCCTTTGCGCCCCTGCAGCGTCGCGGCTGCAGCCCAGACCAGCCCAGGCCAGGCCAGTGCCCGCGCCGTCTGCTGGTCCCCCCGCCCTCCCTCGTCTTACAGCAGAGCTGCTCCTGGCTGCTGCCCTGCCCCTTTGCGCCCCTGCAGCGTCGCGGCTGCAGCCCAGACCAGCCCAGTGCCCGCGCCGTCTGCTGGTCCCCCCGCCCTCCCTCGTCTTACAGCAGAGCTGCTCCTGGCTGCTGCCCTGCCCCTTTGCGCCCCTGCAGCGTCGCGGCTGCAGCCCAGACCAGCCCAGGCCAGGCCAGTGCCCGCGCCGTCTGCTGGTCCCCCCGCCCTCCCTCGTCTTACAGCAGAGCTGCTCCTGGCTGCTGCCCCTTTGCGCCCCTGCAGCGTCGCGGCTGCAGCCCAGACCAGCCCAGGCCAGGCCAGTGCCCGCGCCGTCTGCTGGTCCCCCCGCCCTCCCTCGTCTTACAGCAGAGGTGCTCCTGGCTGCTGCCCCTTTGCGCCCCTGCAGCGTCGCGGCTGCAGCCCAGACCAGCCCAGGCCAGGCCAGCGCCCGCGCCGTGTGCTGGTCCCCCCGCCCTCCCTCGTCTTTAAACGCTGGCGCAGCACCAGTAAGTCTGCCAGCGCACGGGCTGCACTGGTGATGAATATTTCATGGCCACACGGCGACACGCGCTCCCCTGCCAGCCGAAGCTGCACCCCCACCACACTACTGTGCGGATCACCAGGGCTGCCCACTGCCCTGCAAG GTAGTAAGTATGGCTACGTGGGATAG